The window ACGTACTTCGGCTATTTCCTCATGGGCGAATTCTCTGCCACGATATCTGACCGCCATCTCCATTCATCATGTTGTACCATAGATGGCAACCAGAACGCAAGTAGTTTTTTCGTGTCACCACGCCTCACTGAAGGGTTACAAGCTCTTCTCCATTTTTACACTTTTGCCTCTCTCAGGAATTTTGCAGCTTCTTCAGGTGAAGTAGGATTTATGTAGAATCCTGACCCTGACTCAAACCCTGCAATTCTTACCAGCTTTGGCATGATTTCAATATGCCAGTGATAGAACTCATTTACCTGACTCCGCAATGGGCTTGTGTGAACTATATAGTTATACGGCGGGATGTTTAATACCTTATCTATCCGCAGGAGTATATTTTTCATAATCCTTGCGAGGCTGTTATATTCCCATGGCTGTGCCTCATCAAAACATGAGTTGTGGTTCTTAGGGATAATCCATGTCTCAAACGGGAAGCGTGCGGCAAATGGTGTTATGGCAATAAAATGTTCATTTTCAACAATAGTCCTGTCTTCTGAAAACATCTCCTGCTTTACAATATCGCAGTAAATACATCTCTCTTTGTAATTATAGTAAAGCCGTGAGCCTTCAATCTCTTCAGTAACCTGTCTTGGAATAATGGGAAGGGCTATCAACTGGGAGTGTGAGTGTTCAAGTGATGCACCTGCCGCCGCCCCTTCATTCTTAAATATGAGGATATACTGGAATCTTGGGTCTTTCTTTAAATCCATCACCCGGTCTCTGTATGCCCAGATGATGTCCTCTATCTTTTTTTCCGGAAGTGATGACATTGTCATATCATGGGTTGGGGATTCTATAATGACCTCATGTGCACCAATACCGTTCATCTTATCAAACAGCCCTACGCCTGTTTTATCAAGATTGCCTTCTATCTTGAGTGCCGGAAACTTATTGGCCACAACACGAAGGCTCCATCCACCTGAATTTGGACTGGTTCCGGGTTCTCTGTATGCCAAAATTTCCGGCGGGGTAAATCTTTCATTTCCTCCACAGAATGGACAGAACCCGCCTTTTCTTTTTTGAGGTGCCTCCTGAAAATCAGACGGCCTCCTTCCTCGTTCTGATGATATTATTACCCACCTTCCTGTTACAGGGTCTTTTCTTAATTCTGACAATTTTATCTCCTTTCCTCAATCCCGAGCATTTTCATTTTCCTGTGAAGATTAGTCCTCTCTATCTTCAGGTCTTCAGCAGTTTTTGTAATATTCCAGTTGTTCTCTTTCAACCTTCCTGTTATATACATACGTTCAAAGTAGGCCCTTGCCTCTCTTAATGAACCGAACCTTTCATCCATAAACTGTGTCGTGTCTTTATTACCGGTTCCGGTTTTTGCTATTATAGCAAGGTCAGCAGGTAAAATGCGACCTTCCTGAACCATAATTGCCGCACGTTCCATCAGATTACGAAGCTCCCTGACATTGCCCGGCCAGTCATATTCTTTCAATAATAATGATGCCTCATCTGTTAAGACCTTTTGCCGCACCCCCTGTTCCCTGATAATCTCTTTAAGGAAATGTTTTGCAAGGAGCGGAATGTCGTCCCTTCTTTCCCTTAGAGGGGGGACGTTAATTGTTATAACATTTATCCTGTAGTACAGGTCCTCTCGGAATGTCCCTTTTTTAATCTCAGCAGGAATGTCTTTATTTGTGGCTGATATGAGGCGTACGTCCACTTTCAGATTTCTATTTCCTCCGACCCTTTGAAATTCCTGTTCCTGAAGCACACGAAGAACCTTTGCCTGCGTATTAAGGCTCATATCTCCAATCTCATCAAGGAACAATGTCCCCCCGTCAGCAATCTCAAATTTACCCCTTTGAGCAGAGATTGCCCCTGTGAATGCACCTTTTTCATGTCCGAACAGTTCGCTTTCTATCAGCGTTTCGGGTATTGCCGCACAATTGACCGCAGTAAACAGCTTGTCTGCTCTCTGGCTTGTCCTGTGTATGTAACGTGCAACAAGTTCCTTTCCGGTTCCATTCTCACCGGTTATAAGAACCCTGCTGTTTGATGCCCCGACTATCTTCAATTGCTCTTTGAGTTGAAGCATGGGGATGCTTTCGCCAATCAGCTCTTCCGACTTCTCTGCACTTTTTTTAAGGTGGACATTTTCCAGCACAAGGTTCTGCTGTCTGATGGCATGAGTGATTAGCAGATTTACCCTGTCCATTGAGAGCGGTTTTTCAATATAATCATAGGCCCCAAGTTTTGTGGCCTTCACTGCTGTTTCTATTGTTCCATGTCCTGACATAACAATAACAGGCATATCCTTATGGGTCTTCCTTATATCTTTAAGTACATCAAGTCCGTCAATATCCGGCAGCCATATATCAAGTAATACCACAGAAGGGGTGTCCTTTTCTATCTTTTTCAATGCATCACTTCCATTGGCAGCCGTTGAGACAACATACCCCTCATCTTCAAGCACCCCTGTGAGTGCATCAAGTATCCCCTTTTCATCATCAACGATTAGAATATGTTCTGAACCCAAAAATAACCCCATCCCCACCCTAACCATCCCCTTGAAGGGGAGGGAATTAACATAGCACCCTATCTCACATATTGCTTAACTCAATCTCAATTTTAGTCTTAATCTTTCTTCTAACTTCTTGCATCTATCTTCTATTCACTATTCACTGTCTTCATTACACAGGCAATTCAATTATAAATTTCGTCCCCTTAGGGCTGTTCTCATTGACCGTAATTTTTCCGTTATGATCGGAAATTATCCGGTTTACTATAGCGAGGCCGAGTCCTGTTCCGGTTTTTTTTCTTGAGAAATAGGGTATGAACAATTTGTCCATGTCTTCAGCCGGAACGCCCACGCCGTTATCGGCTATCTCTATATGAAGTAATCTGTTTTTATCGTCAAACCCTGTTCTTACCCAAACTTGTCCATTACCATTAACAGCCTCTACTGCATTTTTGAACAAATTAATA of the Nitrospirota bacterium genome contains:
- a CDS encoding sigma-54-dependent Fis family transcriptional regulator produces the protein MGLFLGSEHILIVDDEKGILDALTGVLEDEGYVVSTAANGSDALKKIEKDTPSVVLLDIWLPDIDGLDVLKDIRKTHKDMPVIVMSGHGTIETAVKATKLGAYDYIEKPLSMDRVNLLITHAIRQQNLVLENVHLKKSAEKSEELIGESIPMLQLKEQLKIVGASNSRVLITGENGTGKELVARYIHRTSQRADKLFTAVNCAAIPETLIESELFGHEKGAFTGAISAQRGKFEIADGGTLFLDEIGDMSLNTQAKVLRVLQEQEFQRVGGNRNLKVDVRLISATNKDIPAEIKKGTFREDLYYRINVITINVPPLRERRDDIPLLAKHFLKEIIREQGVRQKVLTDEASLLLKEYDWPGNVRELRNLMERAAIMVQEGRILPADLAIIAKTGTGNKDTTQFMDERFGSLREARAYFERMYITGRLKENNWNITKTAEDLKIERTNLHRKMKMLGIEERR
- the galT gene encoding galactose-1-phosphate uridylyltransferase; the encoded protein is MSELRKDPVTGRWVIISSERGRRPSDFQEAPQKRKGGFCPFCGGNERFTPPEILAYREPGTSPNSGGWSLRVVANKFPALKIEGNLDKTGVGLFDKMNGIGAHEVIIESPTHDMTMSSLPEKKIEDIIWAYRDRVMDLKKDPRFQYILIFKNEGAAAGASLEHSHSQLIALPIIPRQVTEEIEGSRLYYNYKERCIYCDIVKQEMFSEDRTIVENEHFIAITPFAARFPFETWIIPKNHNSCFDEAQPWEYNSLARIMKNILLRIDKVLNIPPYNYIVHTSPLRSQVNEFYHWHIEIMPKLVRIAGFESGSGFYINPTSPEEAAKFLREAKV